A window of the Brassica oleracea var. oleracea cultivar TO1000 chromosome C1, BOL, whole genome shotgun sequence genome harbors these coding sequences:
- the LOC106340214 gene encoding uncharacterized protein LOC106340214, translating to MTQHIRSDSGMVKDNGPTIIYEDNDACIAQLKDGYIKGDRTKHILPKFFFTHELQKAGEVNVLQIRSSENSADLFTKSLSTSTFRKLTQQIGMRRLKDLQ from the coding sequence ATGACCCAACACATCCGATCAGATAGTGGAATGGTCAAGGACAATGGTCCGACCATCATATATGAAGATAATGATGCTTGCATTGCGCAACTCAAAGACGGGTATATCAAAGGTGACCGAACCAAACATATTCTACCCAAGTTCTTCTTTACTCATGAGTTGCAGAAAGCTGGAGAGGTCAACGTCCTTCAGATCCGGTCTAGTGAGAACTCAGCCGACCTTTTCACCAAGTCATTGTCCACCAGCACATTCAGGAAGCTCACGCAGCAGATTGGCATGCGAAGACTCAAGGACCTTCAGTGA
- the LOC106323645 gene encoding protein phosphatase 2C 37-like, whose translation MAGICCGVVGESEPAAPADSVTRTSLKRRLDLLPSIKIVAKSAVAPPLETCRKRQKREPPSLVPTSPDLESNRKAGSAVTKSNSISSSATEEAESSFFSDAPKIGTTSVCGKRRDMEDAVSLHPSLLRRNSEDLHFYGVFDGHGCSHVAEKCRERLHEIVKHEVEAMASGDGEWKDTMAKSFQKMDREVSQRDASRSAKSSCRCELQSPQWDAVGSTAVVSVVTPEKIVVSNCGDSRAVLCRNGLAIPLSSDHKPDRPDELNRIQEAGGRVIYWDGARVLGVLAMSRAIGDNYLKPYVIPDPEVTVTDRTEDDECLILASDGLWDVVTNETACGVARMCLKGAAAAEGGGDSDTAHNACSDAALLLTKLALARQSSDNVSVVVVDLRKRRNN comes from the exons ATGGCTGGGATTTGCTGTGGTGTTGTTGGGGAGAGTGAACCGGCGGCACCGGCTGATTCCGTTACTCGGACTTCTCTCAAACGGAGGTTGGATCTACTTCCTTCGATCAAGATCGTCGCCAAATCCGCCGTCGCTCCTCCGCTTGAAACCTGCCGTAAACGGCAGAAGCGTGAGCCACCGTCTCTCGTTCCGACGTCACCGGATCTGGAATCGAATAGGAAGGCGGGATCAGCGGTTACGAAATCAAATTCGATTTCTAGCTCCGCCACGGAGGAGGCAGAGAGCTCTTTCTTCTCCGATGCGCCTAAGATCGGTACGACGTCGGTTTGCGGGAAGAGGAGAGACATGGAAGACGCCGTATCTCTTCATCCTTCGCTTCTCCGGAGAAACTCCGAGGATCTTCACTTCTACGGCGTGTTCGACGGCCACGGCTGCTCTCACGTCGCGGAGAAGTGCAGAGAGCGGTTGCATGAGATAGTCAAGCACGAGGTTGAAGCTATGGCCTCCGGCGACGGCGAGTGGAAGGATACGATGGCGAAGAGCTTCCAGAAGATGGATAGAGAAGTGAGCCAGCGAGATGCAAGCCGGAGCGCGAAGAGCTCATGCCGATGCGAATTGCAGTCTCCTCAATGGGACGCCGTTGGATCCACCGCCGTTGTGTCCGTCGTCACGCCGGAGAAGATCGTCGTCTCTAATTGCGGCGACTCTCGCGCCGTGCTTTGCCGTAACGGTCTCGCCATCCCTCTCTCTTCAGATCATAAG CCGGATCGACCCGATGAATTGAATCGGATCCAGGAAGCGGGCGGGCGGGTTATCTACTGGGACGGAGCTAGGGTCCTAGGAGTTCTCGCCATGTCGAGAGCTATTGGTGATAACTACTTGAAACCGTATGTGATTCCGGATCCGGAAGTAACCGTAACGGATCGAACAGAGGATGACGAGTGTTTGATTCTGGCGAGTGATGGACTCTGGGACGTTGTGACGAACGAGACGGCGTGTGGCGTGGCTCGCATGTGTCTTAAAGGTGCTGCGGCTGCGGAAGGAGGAGGAGATTCTGATACGGCGCACAACGCGTGCTCCGATGCGGCGTTGCTATTGACGAAGCTGGCTCTGGCGAGACAGAGCTCTGATAACGTGAGCGTTGTTGTGGTTGACTTGAGGAAAAGAAGGAATAATTGA